A genomic segment from Aspergillus puulaauensis MK2 DNA, chromosome 1, nearly complete sequence encodes:
- a CDS encoding Rab family GTPase (BUSCO:EOG09264HHW;~COG:U;~EggNog:ENOG410PJC3;~InterPro:IPR005225,IPR001806,IPR027417;~PFAM:PF00025,PF08477,PF00071,PF01926;~go_function: GO:0003924 - GTPase activity [Evidence IEA];~go_function: GO:0005525 - GTP binding [Evidence IEA]), translated as MANDEYDFLFKVVLIGDSGVGKSNLLSRFTRNEFNLDSKSTIGVEFATRSIQVDSKTIKAQIWDTAGQERYRAITSAYYRGAVGALLVYDISKHQTYDNVNRWLKELRDHADSNIVIMLVGNKSDLRHLRAVPTEEAKQFASENNLSFIETSALDASNVELAFQNILTEIYRIVSSKALEGESGGASVGERRQIIDIEKTQDTENKGGCC; from the exons ATGGCTAACGACGAGTATGAT TTCCTCTTCAAAG TGGTGCTTATTGGAGACTCTGGTGTTGGAAAATCCAATCTCTTGAGTCGATTCACCCGAAACGAGTTCAACTTGGACTCCAAATCGACTATTGGTGTCGAGTTCGCAACCCGTTCCATTCAGGTTGATTCCAAGACAATCAAAGCTCAAATCTGGGATACTGCCGGTCAAGAGCGTTATCGCGCTATCACGTCCGCCTACTATCGGGGTGCCGTCGGTGCGCTTCTCGTTTACGATATCAGCAAGCATCAGACCTACGATAACGTCAACCGGTGGTTAAAGGAACTCCGTGATCATGCTGACTCCAACATCGTTATTATGTTGGTTGGTAACAAGAGCGATTTGAGGCATCTACGAGCTGTTCCCACAGAGGAAGCCAAGCAATTTGCCA GCGAGAACAACCTCTCCTTCATCGAGACTTCCGCCCTAGATGCGAGCAACGTTGAACTAGCTTTCCAGAACATTCTCACAG AAATCTACCGCATTGTGTCTAGCAAGGCGCTCGAAGGCGAATCTGGCGGTGCCTCGGTTGGCGAGCGCCGTCAAATAATCGACATTGAGAAGACTCAGGATACCGAGAACAAGGGAGGATGCTGTTAA